A stretch of the Nakaseomyces glabratus chromosome L, complete sequence genome encodes the following:
- the QRI1 gene encoding UDP-N-acetylglucosamine diphosphorylase (CAGL0L07370g~Ortholog(s) have UDP-N-acetylglucosamine diphosphorylase activity, role in UDP-N-acetylglucosamine biosynthetic process and cytosol, nucleus localization) produces MGVCEQYKTAGQDQLFEHFESLEKNEQQTLLDNLEKVANRVSPEKLVSDCKKAIQLAEENSKAGSHIQPLPSSSYESIIDNREAETRYFNKGVESLERSEVGVILLAGGQGTRLGSSAPKGCYDIGLPSGKSLFQIQAERIYRLQKLVGKNCKIPWYIMTSEPTRNATEQFFKENNYFGLNHGDITFFNQGTLPAFDLKGEKLLLGSPTSLVQSPDGNGGLYRAIKENNLVDDFNKRGIKHLYMYCVDNVLSLAADPTFIGYAIEHKFELATKAVRKRDAHESVGLIATKDKRPCVIEYSEISKELAEATDNQGLLKLRAANIVNHYYSVNLLERELDNWCDNMSYHIAKKKIPIYNNKTGEFEKPETPNGIKLEQFIFDVFPTIPMEKFGCLEVQRSKEFSPLKNGPGSANDNPETSRTAYLKLGTSWLRSAGAVIDDNILVEVSSATTYKGENLSQFKGYKFDKNNSYVE; encoded by the coding sequence ATGGGTGTATGCGAGCAATACAAGACTGCTGGCCAAGATCAGCTATTTGAACATTTTGAATCGTTAGAGAAGAATGAACAGCAAACGCTTCTTGATAACTTGGAAAAGGTAGCTAACCGTGTTAGTCCTGAGAAGCTTGTTAGTGATTGTAAGAAGGCCATCCAATTGGCAGAGGAGAACTCTAAGGCTGGATCACATATTCAACCACTGCCATCCAGTTCTTATGAATCTATCATCGACAATCGAGAAGCTGAGACCagatattttaataaaGGTGTAGAATCACTAGAAAGAAGTGAAGTTGGAGTGATTTTACTGGCTGGTGGCCAAGGTACGAGACTAGGTTCTTCTGCACCTAAGGGTTGTTATGACATTGGCTTGCCATCCGGTAAATCTTTGTTTCAAATACAGGCTGAAAGAATATATCGCTTACAGAAACTAGTTGGCAAGAATTGTAAGATCCCATGGTATATTATGACATCCGAACCTACAAGGAATGCCACGGAGCAATTCTTCAAAGAGAATAATTATTTTGGCTTGAATCACGGTGATATTACTTTCTTTAATCAAGGTACTTTACCTGCATTTGACCTCAAGGGAGAAAAATTGCTACTAGGATCCCCAACTTCTTTGGTACAATCTCCAGACGGTAACGGTGGTCTTTATAGAGCAATTAAGGAAAATAATCTGGTCGACGATTTTAATAAAAGAGGTATTAAGCACTTGTACATGTACTGTGTTGATAATGTACTATCTCTTGCTGCAGACCCAACTTTTATCGGCTATGCCATTGAACACAAGTTTGAACTTGCCACCAAGGCTGTCAGGAAGAGAGATGCGCACGAATCTGTTGGTCTTATTGCTACGAAAGACAAACGCCCTTGTGTCATCGAATATTCTGAAATATCCAAAGAACTGGCTGAAGCTACTGACAATCAAGGTCTTTTGAAATTACGGGCAGCTAACATTGTTAACCACTACTATTCTGTTAATCTACTTGAAAGAGAGCTAGATAACTGGTGTGACAACATGAGCTACCACATTgcgaagaagaagattccTATATACAACAATAAAACAggtgaatttgaaaaaccTGAAACACCAAATGGTATTAAACTAGAACAATTCATTTTCGATGTTTTCCCAACAATCCCAATGGAGAAATTTGGCTGCTTGGAAGTGCAAAGAAGTAAGGAGTTCTCACCATTGAAAAACGGACCTGGTTCAGCAAATGATAACCCAGAAACAAGCCGCACAGCATATTTAAAATTAGGGACCTCGTGGTTGAGAAGCGCTGGAGCAGTTATTGACGATAATATTCTGGTAGAAGTATCAAGTGCTACAACATACAAAGGAGAAAACTTGTCTCAATTTAAGGGCTACAAGTTTGACAAGAACAACTCCTATGTTGAATAA